A window of Pirellulales bacterium contains these coding sequences:
- the tnpA gene encoding IS200/IS605 family transposase: MGHVFHQLFYHFTWATHAREPHIDRSIRPPILQVLHEEVLTRGGRPIRHNAMPDHLRLLVRLPPALSISEFIGKVKGATAYRVNHELRPKFKLLWQEGYGVLSLREDEVEKVSRYIDNQEEQHRSGRLSN, encoded by the coding sequence ATGGGTCACGTCTTTCATCAGCTATTTTATCATTTCACGTGGGCGACGCACGCGCGAGAGCCGCACATTGATCGCTCGATCCGTCCCCCAATTCTGCAAGTGCTACATGAGGAAGTGCTGACCCGCGGCGGCCGACCAATACGGCACAATGCGATGCCGGACCATCTTCGTCTGCTCGTTCGGCTTCCACCGGCATTGTCAATCAGCGAGTTTATCGGCAAGGTGAAAGGCGCAACGGCGTATCGCGTTAATCATGAGTTGCGACCAAAGTTCAAACTGCTTTGGCAGGAAGGATACGGCGTTTTGTCGCTTCGCGAGGACGAAGTGGAGAAAGTCAGCCGATACATCGACAATCAGGAAGAACAACATCGATCGGGGCGGCTTTCGAACTAG
- a CDS encoding TIM barrel protein, translating to MANHPNKFPKLHNAAWPGVVGKGGDAEPPIDLDTMLDLTAGAEVDGQKFDGFDLFLFAPHVDIDASDDDLKSLADKAAKRGLAIGSVVAPVWPPTGGGAAMGSDADRQKFLDSVRKGCRIAKKLRELGIRKDGVVRIDSATSVAEWCAGDPEANTRRIADTFRQACGIAEDFGEQLSAEGEICWGGMHSWRRMVQLLEMVDRPQTLGFQADMAHTLLYVLGINAPEDAILPADFNWRDTAKLDAALTQITAALRPWTNDFHVAQNDATVHGTGSHDKTGRHCLPNDPNGKLDIVKVAGFWLRDEQGNLTKRCRHICWDGCMFPNATMMKPQTWQDILGAMVAVRDAHGWNE from the coding sequence ATGGCGAATCATCCCAACAAATTCCCGAAGCTGCACAATGCCGCGTGGCCCGGAGTCGTCGGCAAGGGGGGCGATGCCGAGCCGCCCATCGATCTGGATACGATGCTCGACCTCACGGCCGGCGCGGAAGTCGATGGCCAGAAGTTCGATGGCTTCGATCTGTTCCTCTTCGCCCCGCATGTCGATATCGACGCCTCGGACGACGATTTAAAATCGCTCGCCGACAAAGCAGCCAAGCGCGGGCTGGCCATCGGATCGGTCGTGGCGCCGGTTTGGCCTCCGACCGGCGGCGGCGCGGCGATGGGAAGCGACGCCGATCGCCAAAAATTTCTCGATTCCGTGCGCAAAGGTTGCCGCATCGCGAAGAAGCTCCGCGAACTCGGCATCCGCAAGGACGGCGTCGTGCGGATCGACTCGGCCACGAGCGTTGCCGAATGGTGCGCGGGCGATCCTGAAGCCAACACGCGGCGGATCGCCGACACATTTCGCCAGGCCTGCGGAATCGCCGAGGATTTCGGCGAGCAGCTTTCGGCCGAGGGAGAGATTTGCTGGGGCGGCATGCACAGTTGGCGGCGCATGGTGCAGCTCTTGGAAATGGTCGATCGCCCGCAAACGCTCGGCTTCCAGGCCGACATGGCCCATACGCTGCTGTACGTGCTGGGGATCAACGCCCCGGAAGATGCGATCCTGCCCGCCGATTTCAATTGGCGCGACACGGCAAAGCTCGACGCGGCCCTGACGCAAATCACGGCCGCCCTGCGCCCGTGGACGAATGACTTTCACGTCGCCCAAAACGACGCCACAGTGCATGGCACCGGTTCGCACGACAAGACCGGCCGGCATTGCTTGCCGAACGATCCCAACGGCAAGCTCGACATTGTGAAAGTCGCCGGCTTCTGGCTCCGCGACGAACAGGGAAATCTCACCAAGCGCTGCCGCCACATCTGCTGGGACGGCTGCATGTTCCCCAATGCCACGATGATGAAGCCGCAAACATGGCAAGACATTTTGGGCGCCATGGTGGCGGTGCGCGACGCGCACGGATGGAACGAATAA